A window from Ignavibacteriota bacterium encodes these proteins:
- a CDS encoding co-chaperone GroES, translating to MIDTKKIIIVGDRVLIKPEDDLEKTNSGLYLPPGVKEKEKVQGGYIIKAGPGYPVASAIDEDEPWKKNKDTKYIPLQAKEGDFAIFVRKEAIDIELDKQKLVIVPQSAILLLMRDEDLFN from the coding sequence ATGATTGATACAAAGAAAATAATAATTGTGGGCGACCGTGTTTTAATTAAACCCGAAGATGATTTAGAAAAAACCAACAGCGGACTTTATCTTCCGCCCGGAGTTAAAGAAAAAGAAAAAGTTCAAGGCGGATATATAATTAAAGCTGGTCCGGGTTATCCGGTTGCTTCTGCAATTGATGAAGACGAACCTTGGAAAAAAAATAAAGATACAAAATATATTCCCTTACAAGCTAAAGAAGGAGACTTTGCAATTTTTGTTCGGAAAGAAGCAATTGATATTGAACTTGATAAACAAAAACTTGTTATCGTTCCTCAATCTGCAATACTTCTTTTAATGCGGGATGAAGATTTATTTAATTAA
- a CDS encoding LysR family transcriptional regulator, translating into MTLTQYSYIIAIDNYKNFATAANHCYVTQPTLSMQIKKLEEELGAIIFDRSKQPVEATEIGKKIIEQARIVLKEHERILDLVDQEKSELSGKFKIGIIPTIAPYLIPLFLVNFINKYPKVELIFDEIQTDQIIQKLLKDELDTAIIASPSFKKELIEKQLYYEPFVAYVSPNHKFYNEKKINAKYLNVEDVWLLKEGHCLRDHVIQVCNTIERKKTGSLNQLSFEGGTLDTLMKLVDNNFGMTLLPFLATLELNKSDKIHFVREFKSPVPKRIVNIIYHRAHLKKQLIDALVSEIISVIPKSMLKKDNSLIVS; encoded by the coding sequence ATGACATTAACCCAATATTCATACATTATTGCAATTGATAATTACAAGAATTTTGCAACTGCCGCTAATCATTGCTATGTTACTCAGCCAACTCTAAGTATGCAGATTAAAAAATTAGAAGAAGAATTAGGCGCAATAATTTTTGATAGAAGTAAACAGCCGGTTGAAGCTACAGAGATTGGTAAAAAAATAATTGAACAAGCACGAATTGTACTAAAAGAGCACGAAAGAATTTTGGATTTAGTCGATCAAGAAAAAAGTGAATTAAGCGGAAAATTTAAAATTGGAATAATTCCAACAATTGCTCCGTATCTTATTCCGTTATTCCTTGTAAACTTCATAAATAAATATCCCAAAGTGGAATTGATTTTTGATGAAATTCAAACAGATCAAATAATACAGAAATTACTTAAGGATGAATTAGACACTGCAATTATTGCATCTCCAAGTTTCAAAAAAGAACTTATTGAAAAACAATTATATTATGAACCTTTTGTGGCTTATGTTTCTCCAAATCACAAATTCTATAATGAGAAAAAAATAAATGCAAAATATTTAAATGTAGAAGACGTTTGGCTTTTAAAAGAAGGACATTGTTTGCGAGATCATGTAATTCAAGTGTGTAATACTATTGAGAGAAAAAAAACCGGAAGTTTAAATCAGCTTAGTTTTGAAGGCGGCACTTTAGATACTTTAATGAAACTTGTTGATAATAATTTCGGAATGACATTGCTTCCGTTTCTTGCAACATTGGAATTAAATAAATCTGATAAAATTCATTTTGTAAGAGAATTTAAATCGCCGGTTCCTAAAAGAATAGTGAATATAATTTATCACCGCGCGCATTTAAAAAAACAACTTATTGATGCATTAGTATCTGAAATAATTTCTGTAATTCCAAAATCAATGTTAAAAAAAGATAATAGTTTAATTGTTAGTTAG
- a CDS encoding YbaN family protein, producing the protein MKKVVFKILGIFFVAIGIIGIFVPLLPTTVFLLIASYFFLKVSPELNTWLLQNKYLGIYLRNYKEKTGVPLIAKISSISLLWISILYTIFFLIQNVYLQIFLFLIAIIVSIHILSMKTFKLQSKTNDI; encoded by the coding sequence ATGAAGAAAGTAGTTTTCAAAATATTAGGAATCTTCTTTGTAGCAATTGGAATAATTGGAATATTTGTTCCACTTTTGCCGACAACTGTTTTCTTACTTATTGCTTCATATTTCTTTTTAAAAGTCTCACCAGAGTTAAATACTTGGCTTTTGCAAAATAAATATTTGGGTATTTATCTTAGGAATTACAAAGAAAAAACCGGAGTTCCGCTAATTGCAAAAATTAGTTCAATTTCCTTATTGTGGATTTCAATTTTATATACAATTTTTTTTCTGATCCAAAACGTTTACTTACAAATTTTTCTTTTTCTCATAGCAATTATTGTTTCAATACATATTCTATCAATGAAGACTTTTAAATTACAATCAAAAACAAACGATATTTAA